DNA sequence from the Streptomyces sp. NBC_01264 genome:
CCGGGTGCCGGGCGGGCCGTCCCCGGGGCCGCCACCGGCGGGGCGGACAGCACCAGGGCCATCCGCTCCGCCGAAGCGCGGGCCATCATCACGTACTTGGGCATGTCCGAGAACAGCCGGAGCGGCTCCATGATGAACTGCGCCAGGCCCACGGCCATGACGAGCTCACCGATGCTGATCTGCCCGTCGAAGGCCAGCCAGCCGGCGGTCAGGGTCACCGCGGCGGCGAGGGTCGAGTTCAGGGCCAGCGCGGTGCCCGTGTAGGCGCCGTTCACCTTGGCGACCGTGATCGCCTGCTCCTTGGCCTCCGTGCTGACCTTCCGGTAGGACCGGAAGGCCGCCTGGTTGCCGCCGAAGCCGTGCAGCGGGCGCAGGCCGGTGATCAGGTCGGCGACCTTCGCACCCGCCCGCGCCACCCGGGCCTGCTGCTCCTGGGTGCTGCTGCCGATCCGCTTCGACATCACGCTGAGGGTCGACAGGATCAGCGCCGTTCCGATCATGACCAGCAGGCCGAGCCGCAGGTCCGCCAGGCTCAGCGCGACCGCCGCGACCAGCACCGCGACCGAGGAGCTGATCAGCATCGGCACGACCTCGACGATGTCGGCAGTCTGGTCGGCGTCCTCGGTGGCGATGGTGAGCACTTCGCCGGACTTGAGGTCCACGTCCCGGGCCACCGGCTGGAGGCCGCAGGACGCGACCCGCACCCTCCAGCGGTGGGCCTCGGTGGTGTTGGCCTTCTGCAGGATGCGCATCCCGAACCGCCACGACAGCGACACGGTCGTGATGATCACGGCCAGTGCGGCGATCGAGAGGACGAGCGCCGTCAGGCTCCGCCCGCGCATCGTGTGGTCGACGATCAGGCCGAGCGCGATCGGGAAGGCCGTCTCGCCGGCCTGGTACAGGCCCATGAGGACGGTGCCCCAGACCATGGCGCCGGCGTTGCGCCGTACCGCGGTCCGGAGGATGTCGGATCCCGCGCGGCGGGATCCGTGGGGGTCAGGAGTTGTCATCGATGTGCCCGGCAATCGCTTCGGGGGTTCGCAGGGTGAGCAGGTCACGGATGGTGATCGTCGGGCCGAATTCACGGCGCAGGAGTCCGACCAGGCGTACGGCCAGCATGGAGTGTCCGCCGAGGGAGACGAAATCGCTCACGGCGCTCACCTCGTCGTCGTCCAGGTCCAGGGCTTCGGCGAAGAACTCGCAGACCAGGACCTCGGTCTCGGTCTGCGGGCCGCGCTCGCCCGAAGTGGTCAGCGCACCCAGCGGCTTGGGCTCCGGCAGGGCCTTGGTGTCGGCCTTCCCGTTCACCGTGAGCGGGATGGCGTCGACCTGGGCGTAGTGCGTCGGGCGCATGTAGTCCGGCAGTCCGGTGCCCGCCTCGGCGGCGACCGCCGCCAGGTCGGAGCCGTCCGCCAGCACGAGGTACGCGGCCAGCCGGTAGGCGCCGTCGACCTGCGGGTCGGGCTGGGCGACGGCGGCCGTGAACCGTACCGCCGGGTGCGCGGCGAACGCGGCCTCCACCTCTCCCAGCTCGACGCGGTGGCCGCGGATCTTGACCTGCTGGTCGGTGCGGCCGAGGTACATCAGGTTCCCGTCCGGCCGGCGGACCACCAGGTCGCCGGTGCGGTACATGCGCTCGCCGGGCGCGCCGAACGGCGAGGCGACGAACCGGTGCGCGGTCTGGGCCGCCTGACCCAGGTACCCGCGGGCGATGCCGATGCCGGAGACGTAGAGCTCACCGGGAACGCCGTCCGGAAGCGGCCGCAGCCACGGGTCCAGGACGAACACCTCGGTGTTGTCGATGGCCACGCCCACCACCGGGTCCTGGCACTCGAAGGTGCCGACGCCCAGGGTGTTGATGGTGTACTCCGTGGGTCCGTACAGGTTGTACCCGACGGTCCCCTCGGTCTCGGCGAGCCGCTGCCACAGGGTCGGGGTGACCGCCTCGCCGCCCAGGAGCACCAGCGCGGGGCGCCGGTCCGGGTTGTCGAGCAGGCCTTCGGCCGCCAGCTGCTGCGCGTAGGTCGGGGTCACGTTGATGACGTCGATCCCGTGCTCACGGCAGTAGTCGACCAGGGCGGGTGCGTCGCGGCGCAGTTCCTCGTCGCAGATGTGCACCTCGTGGCCGTCGGCGAGCCACAGGAGCTCCTCCCACGACATGTCGAAGGCGAAGGACACGGTGTGCGCGATCTTGAAGATCCGGTTGCCGTGCTCGGCCAGCACCGGCGCGAAGATGCGGCGCTGGTGGTTGATCAGCATGTTGGTGAGTCCGGCGTACTCGGTCACCACGCCCTTGGGCTTGCCCGTGGAACCGGAGGTGTAGATCGTGTACGCGGGGTGCCGCAGCCGGTCCGGGTCCTCCGGTGCGAACGTCACGAGCGGCTCTGCCCCGGGAAGGGGCCGGTCCAGCTCGATCAGGTCGCCGGGCTCGACCGGGCCGCCGGTCAGCCGGGGCGAGACGGCGCTGACGGTGAGGATCACCTCGGGCCGGGCGTCCGCGACGATCGTCGCGATCCGCTCGTCCGGGTGGTCCAGCTCCAGCGGTACGTACGCGGCTCCCGTGCGCAGTACGGCGAACAGCGCGACGATCCAGTCGAGCGTGCGCGGGATCGCCAGGCCCACGGTCTTCTCCGGGCCGATGCCGCGCCCGGCGAGCACGCCCGCCAGCAGGCGGCTGCGGTCACGGAGTTCGGCGAAGGTCATGCTCCGGCCGTGCGCGACGAGCGCGACCCGCTCGGGGGCGCTGTCGGCCGCCCGGTCGAAGCGGTCGATCACCGTGTCGGTGCCGATGTCCGTACGGTCGGCCGGCGCGGGCACCGGCCCGAGGCCGGGCAGGGCGCCCACCGGACCCGTGGACCGGGCCAGGTCCTGGAGCACGCCGACGTAGTCGTCGAGGAGACGGCGGGCGCTCGCGGAGTCGCCGTGGCGGTGCTCCAGCTTGACCGTGAGCCGGTCGCCGGGGGTGACGACCCAGGTGAACGGGTAGTGGGTGGAGTCGTCCGACTTCACCTCGGTGATGCCGTGGCGGGCGTTCATCTCCGCGAGCCCGTCCAGGTCCAGGAAGTTCTGGAGCACGAACAGGTTGTCGAAGAGCGTGTCGTGGCCGCTGGCCCGCTGGATCTCGCCGAGCCCCAGGTGCTCGTGCTCCATGGCCTCGACCCGGGCGGCCTGTACGGACGCCAGGTACTGGCCGACCGGAACCGCGGGCCTGGCCCGCGTCCACATCGGCACGGTGTTGAGCAGCACGCCGACGATGTCGGACAGGCCCTCGCCCTCGCGGCCGGAGACGGTCACGCCGAACACGGCGTCGCTGCGGCCGGTGTGGGCGCCCAGGAGGAGGCCGAACGCGCCGGTGAGGACGGAGTTCAGGGTGACTCCGTGCGCCCTGGCCGTCTCCCGCAGCAGCTGCGACTGTTCGGCGGTCAGGGTGTGCAGGAGCGCGGGCGGCAGGTCCTCCGAGAGGGTCGGCGCGGGTCCGGCGAGCAGCGTCGGGCCGGCGAGCCCGGTCAGGTGCCCGGCCCAGAACCGCTCCGAGAGCGCCGGGTCCTTGGCGGCGAGCGATCGGGCGTGGTCCTCGAAGGCCGGTACGGCCGGGGCCGCGTCCGGCTGCTCGCCGGCGAGCAGGGCCCGGTAGGCCTCGAACAGGTCGCGGAGCACGATCGCGCGGGACCAGCCGTCCCACAGCAGCAGGTGGTAGCTGAGGAGCAGGCCGTCGCGGCCGTCGGGCAGCCGGATCACGGTCAGCCGGACCAGCGGCGGCTCGGCCGGGTCGAAGCCGGTGCCCCGGTCCCGGACGCGCAGGGCTTCGACTTCCTCCTCGGTCGACAGCTCGACCGTGTGGACGCCGACCCGGCGGCCCGCCTTGAGGACCTGGACCGGGTTCCCGTCGTCGTCGGTGGCGAAGCCGGCGCCGACGACGGGGTGGCGGGCCATGACCACGGCCATGGCCTCGGTCAGTGCGTCGGTGTCGAGGCGGTGGTCGAGGGCGAAGTAGCTCTGCGCGACGTAGTGGCCGGCCGTTCCCGCCAGCTGGGCCTGGAAGAACAGGCCGCGCTGGAGGGCGGTGACCGGGGCCGTGCGCTCGGCCGCCACGGAGGCTTCCGCGAGGGTTTCCAGGGCGTGCAGCCAGTGCGCGGTGATCTCGTCGGGGATCTCCTCGGCGAGGGTGAAGGTCGCGTGCAGGCTGCCGGTGGCCGCGTCGGTCCAGGCGTTGACCTCGACCGCGTAGGGGCTGCCCTGGTCGCCGCCGGTGATGTGCAGGGCCTGGGACTCGCTGCCCCGGCCGAGGTAGTTGAAGAGCACCTGCGGGCGGGCGGTCAGCAGCGGGGCCGTCTGCGGGTTGAGGTAGCGCAGCCGTCCGTAGGCGAGGTGCCCGGACTCGTCCGGCTGGCGCGCCGCGACCTCGCGGGCCGCCGCGACCGGGTCGGTGTGCGCGGTGAGCCGGACGGGCGCGATGGCGGTGAACCAGCCGACCGTACGGGTGTAGTCGTGGTGCTCCAGTACGGACACCCGGCCGTGCCGCTCCATCTCGATCGCCAGATCGGTCGGCGCGGGCTGGATCCGGGTCAGTGCGGTGCGCAGGGCGCCGCACAGCAGCTCGGTGAGGGCGACGCCGAGCGCGGCGGGGGCGGCGCGCGTCACCAGGTCGGCGGCCTCGGGGCCGAGGACGACGGTGGTGTCGCGCAGCGCGCCGGACGCGGGCAGCAGCGCGGGTGCCCGGAGGGTGTCCACCCAGTGCCCGAGGTCGTCGGCGCCGGCGGTGGAGCGCAGGGTCAGCGCGTCGGCGTACTCGGCGTAGGAGGTGGTCGCCGGTGCGAGGGTCTCCCCGCGCAGGGCGGCGGCCAGGTCGTCCACGAGGATCAGCCAGGAGACCGCGTCGACCGCGAAGTGGTGCACGGTGACCACCAGGGTGCCGGTGGCCGCGAGCCAGGTGAAGGCGGCGATCTCCCCGGTTTCGGGGTCGAGCCGTCCGGCGGCCTCGTTCGCGGCGGCCGTGGCGTCGGCCGTGTCCGCACGCAGGACGGTGGCCGCGCGGGCGGGTTCGGTGCGCAGGGTCCACGCGCCGTGCTCGGTGTGCAGCCGCATCCGCAGGGCCGGATGGGCGGCCAGTACGGCGTTCGCGGCGCGCTCGACGTCGGCGAAGGCGGTGCCTTCGGGGACGTCCAAGGTCCGGGCCTGGGCGAACCGGGCGAGGGAGCCGCCCAGTTCGCGCTGGCGCAGGATGATCGGCGTGGGCGCCAGCGGGCCGTCCTCGCGGCGCGCGGGGGCCGCGGCGGCGGCGGAGCTCTGCGGCGCACGTGTGCCCATGAGCTCGGCGAGCGCGCGCGGCGTCTTCAGGAGGAACACGTCGCGGGGTGCGATCGGCAGGCCGAGCGCCCTGGCCCGGTTGACCACGGTGATGGCCACGATGCTGTCGCCGCCCGCGCCGAAGAAGTCGGTGTCGGCGTCGGCGTCCGGGTGCGCCAGGGTGTCGGCGAAGATGCCGACCAGGGAGGCCAGTACGGAATCGGCGGCGGCCGTGGCGATGGCCGAACCGACGGCTTCCTGGGGGTCTTCCTGCGCGGCCCGCGCGATCAGGGCCTTGCGGTCCAGCTTGCCGTTGACGGTCAGCGGCAGGGCGTCCACCGGCAGGATCCGGCCCGGCACCATGTGCACGGGCAGCTTCTCGGTGAGGAGGGCGGACAGGTCGCCGGGCACCCGGCCCACGACGTGCGCGACCAGGTGGTCGCCGCTGCCGGCCACGGTGACGGCCACGTCGACCACTCCGTCGAGCTCCCGCAGCGCGGACTCGACCTCGCCGAGCTCGATGCGGAAGCCCTTGAGCTGGACCTGGTCGTCGGCGCGGCCGGTGAACTCCAGCTCCCCGTCGAGGGTACGGACGGCCAGGTCGCCGGTGTGGTACATCCGGGAGCCGTCGTTCGCGAACGGGTTGGCCACGAACCGGCCCGCGGTGAGGCCCGGCCGCCCGAGGTAGCCGAGGGACACCTGGTCGCCGGCCACGTAGATGGCGCCCACCTGACCCGGCGGCACCGGCTTCAGCCGGTCGTCGAGCAGGTAGGTGACCAGGCCCGGGATGGGTCCGCCGATGGGGCTGACGTCGCCGCCGTGGGCGAAGTCCCCGTCGGTCAGCACCCGGTGGGTCACGTGGACGGTGGTCTCGGTGATCCCGTACATGTTGACGAGCTCGGGCGAGGCGGCGCCGTGCCGCTCGACCCAGCCGCGCAGGCGTCCGAGATCGAGCGCCTCGCCGCCGAAGATGACGCGGCGCAGTGTGGGGAGCGGCTGCCCGGCGTGCCGGTCGGCCTCGACGAACTGGTAGAAGGCCGAGGGCGTCTGGTTCAGCACGGTCACCCCGCGCTCGCGGACCAGCCGGTGGAAGTCGACGGGGGAACGGGTCAGCCCGTAGTCGGGCACGAGCAGCTCGCCGCCGTGCGCCAGGGCGCCCCACAGCTCCCAGACGGCGAAGTCGAAGGAGTAGGAGTGGAACTGGACCCAGACGTCGTCGGGGCCGAAGTCCATGTCCGGCTGGGTGTTGGCGAGCAGCGCCACCACGCTGGAGTGCGGGACGACGACGCCCTTGGGCCTGCCGGTGGAGCCGGAGGTGTAGATCACGTAGGCGGGGTCGTTCCAGCTGACCTCGTCCGCCGTGGCGGCCGCCGTGGCGTCCGCCGTCCCGGCGGCCTCCCGCGGCAGTTCGTCGCCCTGTACGAGGACCCGGGCGGCGACTCCCGCCCGCTCCAGCAGGGCGGTGAAGCGCTCGCGCTGGGCGGGGTCGACGAGGACGGCCTGCGGGGCGGCGTCGCCGAGGACGTACTCCAGCCGGTCGTCGGGGTACGCCATGTCGAGCGGCACGTAGGCGCCGCCCGCGCTGACGATCGCGACCAGGGCGACGACCTGCTCGATGGTGCGCGGGACGGCCACGGCCACGCGCCGGCCGGGTCCGACCCCGGCCGCGCGCAGGGCGGCGGCCAGCTCGTCCTTCGCGGCGGCGAGTTCGCCGTAGGTCAGCGACCGGGTGGCGCCGTCGAGCGCGCACTGGGTGACGGCGGTGGCCGCCGGGTCCCGCCGCGCCGCGGCGTCGAAGAGTGCGCCGAGGGTGGTCGGGGTGATCCGTGCGGGGGTCCTGGCGCCCTCCGGCGCCAGGTCGCCGACGGGGGCGTCCGGCCGGGTGAGCAGGCCGGTGAGGGTGTGCTCGAACCGGTTCAGGATGTCCCGGGCGCTGCTCTCGCGGAGCAGTTCGCCGTCGTAGATCAGGTTGAAGCGCGGGCGTCCGTCGAGGGCCCGCTCCACGACCAGGGTCAGCGGGTAGTGCGGGGCGCCCTCGTTGACGAGGCCGGTGACGGAGAGGGTGTCGCCGGTGCGGCGCAGGGCGGCCACGTCGGTGGCGACGTCGAACACGACGAGGGTGTCGAAGAGGGAGCCGACGCCGGCCAGCCGGCCGATCCGTGCCAGCGAGACGTGCTGGTGCGGCAGGACCGCGCCCTGGTGCTCGCGCACCGAGGCGAGCAGTTCGCGCGCCGTGGTGGCTTCGTTCCACCGTGCGCGCAGCGGGACGGTGTTGATGAACAGGCCGACCATGTCCTCGATGCCGGGCACGTCGGCGTCGCGGCCGGAGACCGTGGAGCCGAAGACCACGTCGGCACAGTGCAGGATCCCGCCCACGGTGACGGCCCAGGCGCTGTGCACGGCCACGCTGAGGGGTACGCCGGCGGTACGGGCGGCGGAGTCGACGTCCAGTCCGGGCTCGACGGAGGTGTCGGCGAACCGGTCGGACGGGGTGTGCTCCCTGGCCACCAGCGAGGGGCCGGGCAGTTCGGCGAGTTCGGCGCCCCACACGCGGTCGCTCTCGTCGGCGTCGCGTCCGGCGAGCCAGCCGACGTAGTCGGGGAAGCCGCTCAGCGGGTAGGTGCTGCCCGGCGCGTGGTACTCGGCGAGCAGCGCGCGCAGCATCGGGGGCACGGACCAGCCGTCGGCGATGATGTGGTGGACGGTCTGCACGAGGACGTCGCGGCCGGATTCCGGGTCGCGGACCAGCGTGAACCGCATCAGCGGGCCGGTGGCCAGGTCGAATCCGGCACGCCGGTCGCGCTCCGCGAGTTCGTGGAGTTCGGCGTCGGTGATGCCGGGCCGCTCCAGGGTGGTGAAGGACGCCTCGGCGCCGCTCTCCAGGACGGAGACGACGCGGCCGTCGGCGAGGGCCGTGAACCGCGCGGCCAGGTTCGGGTACAGGGTGAGCAGCCGGGTGGTCGCGGCCGCGAGGCGGGCGGGGTCGAGCTCGCCCTCCAGCGTCAGCAGCTGCTGTTCGACGTAGCTGCCCGCGGAGTCGTCGTCGAAGACCGAGTGGAAGTACAGGCCTTCCTGGAGCGGGGTCAGGGGCAGGACGGCGCGCAGCTCGGGGCCGTCCAGGGTGTCGACGCCGGCCTGGGTCAGCCGCACCAGCGGGAAGTCGCTGGGCGAGTGGCCGCCCTCCTCGAGCGCGGCCAGGGCGGTGAGGGCCGCCTGGAAGTAGCCGCCGATGGCCTCGATGTCCTCGTCGGTGAACATCCCGTCGGGCCAGGAGAGGGTGGTGACGAGTTCGTAGGCGCCGGTGGCGGAGGGTTCGGCGATCGCGTTGAACTCCAGGGCGCGCGGCAGGCGCATCTTCGGGTCGCGCTTCTCGCCGAGCTGGCCGGTGGTGCCGGAGAGCTGCCAGTCCCCCGAGGCGCCCGCGTCGAAGCGGCCCAGGTAGTTGAAGAGGACCTGGGGGGCGGGGGCCGTGAAGGCGGCGTCGGCCAGGTAGCGCAGGGCGCCGTAGGAGACGCCGTTGCCCGGGACCCGGGCGAGGTCCTCCTTGACCGCCTTGAGCGCGGCGGCGAGGTACCGGGGGTCGCTGAAGTCGCCGGTCGTACCGGGGTCCACGGTCACCGGGAACAGCGTGGTGAACCAGCCGACGGTCCGCGACAGGTCCGGCTCGACGCCGGTCGCGCCCGCCACGTGGCGGCTCTCGCGTCCGTGGCCCTCCAGCTCGATGTGGGCGAAGGTCTGCTCCTGGCCGCGGCCGCGGCGCCAGCGGGCGAGGGTGACGGCGAGCGCGGTCAGCAGGACGTCGTTGACGCCCGCGTGGAACTTGGCGGGGATCTCGCCCAGCAGCGCGGCGGTGGCCTCGGAGCCGACGGTGAAGATCCGGTGCCGCTCCCGCTCGACCGTGTCGGTCTCGGACGGGGCGCGCCGGCCCAGCGGCGCGTCGGGCCCCGGCAGGGGACGCTCGTAGTGGGCGCGGTCCGCGTCGAACCCGGCGCTCTCCAGGAGCTGGGTCCAGCGCCGGAACGAGGTGCCCACCGCGGGCAGTTCGAGGGCCTGGCCCGCGGAGAACCGGCGCCAGGCGGTGGCCAGGTCCTCCATCAGGACCCGCCAGGACACGCCGTCGACCACCACGTGATGGGCGACCAGGACCAGCTGGCGGGCCTCGCGGCGCCAGACGGCCCGCAGCATCACGCCGTTGTCCGGGTCGAGTCCTTCGGTGGCGAGGGCGACGCACGCGTCGAGCGGCCCGTCGCTCACCTGCCAGTCGGCCGCGATCCCGTCGGCCTCAGGTATCTCGAAGCTCCAGCGGTCCCCGCGGACGAGGCGGGCGCGCAGCATGTCGTGCCGGGCGACGAGGGAGTCGAGGATCGGGCCGAGGGCGTCGGCGGTGAGGTCCGCCGGGGTGTTCAGTACGACTGCCTGGACGAAGCCGTCGACGGCGTCCGTGGTCCGGCCGAGCCACTGGACGATGGGCGATCCCGCGACGGGACCGGTCGCCACGTCGGCGTGGTCCACCCCGGCCGGGTCCTCGCGGCCGGCCACGGCCGCCAGGGCGCCCAGGACGCTGTTGGCGAAGATCTGTCCCGCGGTGACGTAGAGGCCCGCTTCGCGCAGCGCGCTCAGCAGTGAGATGGCCAGGATGCTGTCTCCGCCGAGCTGGAAGAAGTCCTGGTCGACGCCGACTTCCTCCAGCCGCAGCACCGAGGCGACGGCCGCGCACACGGCGCGCTCCTCGTCGGTGGAGGGCCGGATGAACGCGCCGGTCACGATTTCCGGTTCGGGCAGCGCGCGCCGGTCGAGCTTGCCGTTCGCGGTGAGCGGGAACTCGGTCATGACGACGACGTGGGCGGGCACCATGTACTCGACCATGTGCTCGGTGGCCCAGGCCTTGACCTCGTCGGCCCGCAGCTCCTCGTGGCCGGCGGCCGGGATCACGTAGCCGACCAGGTAGGTGCCGCCCGCGCTGTTCTTCTTCGCGATGACGCAGGTGTGCCGTACCGCGGGGTGCTCCGCGAGGCCGACCTCCACGTCCTCCAGTTCGAGGCGCATGCCGCGGATCTTGATCTGGTTGTCGGCGCGGCCGAGGAAGTCCAGGGAGCCGTCGGGGGCGAAGCGGGCGAGGTCGCCGGTGCGGTAGAGGCGCGAGCCGTCGGTGGCGAAGGGGTTCGCCACGAACCGGGACGCGGTCAGTCCGGGTGCGTTCACGTAGCCGCGGCCCAGGAGGAAGCCGCCGACGTAGAGTTCGCCGCCGACGCCGACGGGGACGGGGCGCAGCTCGTCGTCGAGGACGTACAGCTGGGTGTTGGGGTTGGCCTTGCCGATGGAGGTCGACAGGCGTTCGGCCTCACCGCGGTAGATGACGTGGGAGACGCCGATGGTCGTCTCGGCCGGGCCGTAGCCGTGGTACATGGGGATGTCGAGCCGGGTGCGGTAGCGCTCGTACAGCTCGGGGGTGAGCACCTCGCCGCCGCACCACACGTGGCGCATGCTGTCGAGGCGGTCGGAGTCGCCGGCGATCTCCAGCAGGACGTCCAGCATGGAGGAGACGAGGTAGGTGAAGGTGACGCGGTGCTCGGCGATGACCGCGAGCAGGTGGTGCGGGTCGCGTTCGCCGCCGGGCCGCAGGACGACGAGGCGGCCGCCGCAGACCAGCGGGAGGAAGATCTCGTTGATGGATATGTCGAAGGACAGCGGCGCCTTGAACAGCGAGGCGTCGTCGTGGCCGAAGTGCAGGATCTCCTCGACCTGCCACAGCAGGCGCTCGCTGATCGCCTCGTGGCGGATCATCGCGCCCTTGGGGCGGCCGGTGGAACCGGACGTGAAGATCACGTAGGCCAGGGAGTTGCCGTGCGCGGTGATCCCGGTGCCCTCGGTGGGCTGGTCGGCGTAGCGCCAGTCGTCGAGGTCGACCACCGCGGCGGCCGGTTCCGCGGGGTCGTGCTCGCCCGAGCCGCTCAGCTGCAGCACCACCCGCGCGTCGTCGATGACGACGGCGCGGCGCGCGGCGGGCCACTGCGGGTCGAGCGGGACGAACGCGCAGCCGGCCTGGAGCACGCCGAGCAGGCCGATCACCATGTCGGCGGAGCGGCCCAGCGAGATGCCCACGACCTGCTCGGAGCCGAGTCCCCGGCCGATCAGGTGGTGGGCCAGCTGCGCGGACAGCTCCGCCGCCTGGCGGTAGGTCAGCGAGCGGTGTTCGTCGACGATGGCGACCGCGTCCGGCCGCAGGCGCGCCTGCTCGCGGAACATCTCCACGATGGTCGGCCGGACCCGGTCCGCCGCGTTGTCGTTCCACTCGGCGAGGGTCTCGAGTCGCTCCGCCACGCCGGTCGGGCTGATGGTGCCGAGGGGCCGGTCGGGGAAGTCCGCCAGGTCGTCCAGCGCGCGCTGGGCGTCGGCCTGCGGGACGCCGGCCGACAGGACGCTCGCGGGGACCGCGATGGCCCAGCCGTCCGGGGCGGCCTCGCCGGTCTCCCAACCGCCGGGCGCGCTACCGCCGTTGTCGACCCACCCGAGGACGTCCGCGAAGAGCGTGCCGGGGACCAGGTCGATTCCGTCGGGGCTCTCGCCCGTCGCCCAGTACGACAGTCCGATGGCGCAGGCCTCGGCGATGGTCCGGTCGGAGTATCCGCCGGTACGCCGGCGCACGTCTGCCAGGCGCGTAGGAGAGATCAGCACGAGACGAGCGCTCGGTTCCATCATTGAAGACTCAACACCCTTCCAAGGTACTCAGGTCAGCCTAACCTAAATTAGGGTGACCTAACTAGCGTCTCTCCAGGCCCGCCAGAGTCGCGCGTAGCGGCCGCCCAGGGCCACCAACTCCTCGTGCGTGCCCTGCTCCACGACGCGTCCCGCATCCAGCACGGCGATCCTGTCGGCGGCCACCGCCTGGGTCAGCCGGTGCGCCACGAACAGCGTGGTCCGCCCGGCGCAGGCGGCCAGTACGGCCCGCTCCAGCTCGGCGGCGCCCTCACTGCCCGCCTCCGCGGTGGACTCGTCGAGCACCACCACGGGAGCCCGGCCCAGCACCAGCCGGGCCAGGGCGACCTGGGCGACCTTCGTGCCGTCCAGCCGCGCACCGCCCTCACCGACGTCGGTGTGCAGGCCCTCGGGCAGCGCCTCGACCCACTCGGCCGCGCCTACGGTGCCCAGCGCGGCCAGCAGTTCGGCGTCGGTCGCCTCCGGCGCGGCCAGTCGCAGGTCGTCGGCGAGCGGCCCGGAGAACACGTGCGTCTCCTGGGTCAGGATGCTCACCAGCGCCCGCGCCGCGGCCTCGTCCAGATCGGCGAGGTCGGTCGAGCCGATCCGCACCGATCCGGCCTCCGGGGTCCCGATGCCGGCGATGAGCGCGGCCAGGGTCGTCTTGCCGGCGCCCGTCGCACCCACCAGGGCCAGCGAGCCGCCCGCCGGGATCGTCAGGCTGACCTCGCTCAGCACCGGCTCCTCGGACCCGGGGTAACGGAACGTCAGCCCCTTCACCGTCACGGGGTACGACTCCCGGTCCGCCGGCGCGGCGGTCGAGTCCCCGACCAGCCGGTCCTGCGTGGACTCCGCCAGCACCCCGACGAGCCGGGTCAGGCTCGCGCCCGACTTCTGGGCCTCGTCGAAGGTGAACATGATCGCGCCCAGCGGGGTGAACAGCCGGTGGAACACCAGCGGCGCGGCCGCCACTTCACCGAGGCTCGCGGATCCGGTCTCCAGCAGGGCGTAGCCCACCACGAGGATCAGGGTGAGCCCGATGAACTCCGCGCGGTTCTCCCGGCCGACGAACCGGCCGAAGAAGTGGAACACCTCGATGCCGAGGTCCCGTACCCGCCGCGAATCGTCGGAGACCTTCTCGCGGAAGGCCTCCTCCAGGCGGTGCGCCCGGACCGTCTCGATGCCGTTGAGGCCGCTGATCAGCGCCTGCGCCCGCTCGGCCTGGGCCACCGCGCGCTTGCGGTAGAGCGGGGCGGAGCGGGGCAGGTACCAGCGCAGGGCCAGCGCGTAGGCCGGCAGCGCGCAGGCGCCGGCCAGGCCGAGCCGCCAGTCGAGGCCGAACATGCCGATCGTGGCGATGGCCACCAGGATCCCCGCGGAGAACACCGTGGGGATGGCCGAGCGGATGCCCTTGGACAGCACGGCGACGTCGTCGCCGACCCGGGAGA
Encoded proteins:
- a CDS encoding ABC transporter ATP-binding protein — translated: MSTTETRVAPATLRTTTGREAARWVAANCRTMPWLTSGAVLGTVAGAALQMLPVLLLGRVVDAVTGGEPRSVLITIGAWMVAAALLGAAATALSAYLIGRLGADLLADLREGAVRAVLGMPSARVEQVGRGDVLSRVGDDVAVLSKGIRSAIPTVFSAGILVAIATIGMFGLDWRLGLAGACALPAYALALRWYLPRSAPLYRKRAVAQAERAQALISGLNGIETVRAHRLEEAFREKVSDDSRRVRDLGIEVFHFFGRFVGRENRAEFIGLTLILVVGYALLETGSASLGEVAAAPLVFHRLFTPLGAIMFTFDEAQKSGASLTRLVGVLAESTQDRLVGDSTAAPADRESYPVTVKGLTFRYPGSEEPVLSEVSLTIPAGGSLALVGATGAGKTTLAALIAGIGTPEAGSVRIGSTDLADLDEAAARALVSILTQETHVFSGPLADDLRLAAPEATDAELLAALGTVGAAEWVEALPEGLHTDVGEGGARLDGTKVAQVALARLVLGRAPVVVLDESTAEAGSEGAAELERAVLAACAGRTTLFVAHRLTQAVAADRIAVLDAGRVVEQGTHEELVALGGRYARLWRAWRDAS